A section of the Rattus norvegicus strain BN/NHsdMcwi chromosome 15, GRCr8, whole genome shotgun sequence genome encodes:
- the Adcy4 gene encoding adenylate cyclase type 4 isoform X2 has protein sequence MARLFSPRPPPSEDLFYETYYSLSQQYPLLILLLVIVLCAIVALPAVAWASGRELTSDPSFLTTVLCALGGFSLLLGLASREQQLQRWTRPLSGLIWAALLALGYGFLFTGGVVSAWDQVSFFLFIIFTVYAMLPLGMRDAAAAGVISSLSHLLVLGLYLGWRPESQRDLLPQLAANAVLFLCGNVVGAYHKALMERALRATFREALSSLHSRRRLDTEKKHQEHLLLSILPAYLAREMKAEIMARLQAGQSSRPENTNNFHSLYVKRHQGVSVLYADIVGFTRLASECSPKELVLMLNELFGKFDQIAKEHECMRIKILGDCYYCVSGLPLSLPDHAINCVRMGLDMCRAIRKLRVATGVDINMRVGVHSGSVLCGVIGLQKWQYDVWSHDVTLANHMEAGGVPGRVHITGATLALLAGAYAVERADMEHRDPYLRELGEPTYLVIDPWAEEEDEKGTERGLLSSLEGHTMRPSLLMTRYLESWGAAKPFAHLSHVDSPASTSTPLPEKAFSPQWSLDRSRTPRGLHDELDTGDAKFFQVIEQLNSQKQWKQSKDFNLLTLYFREKEMEKQYRLSALPAFKYYAACTFLVFLSNFTIQMLVTTRPPALATTYSITFLLFLLLLFVCFSEHLTKCVQKGPKMLHWLPALSVLVATRPGLRVALGTATILLVFTMAVVSLLFLPVSSDCPFLAPNVSSVAFNTSWELPASLPLISIPYSMHCCVLGFLSCSLFLHMSFELKLLLLLLWLVASCSLFLHSHAWLSDCLIARLYQGSLGSRPGVLKEPKLMGAIYFFIFFFTLLVLARQNEYYCRLDFLWKKKLRQEREETETMENLTRLLLENVLPAHVAPQFIGQNRRNETLRNSTRNPTSTMRG, from the exons ATGGCCCGCCTCTTCAGTCCCCGGCCTCCTCCCAGCGAAGATCTCTTCTACGAGACTTACTACAGCCTGAGCCAACAGTATCCACTGCTAATTCTGCTTCTGGTCATTGTGCTCTGCGCGATCGTGGCACTGCCCGCCGTCGCCTGGGCCAGCGGCAGG GAGCTGACCTCAGACCCAAGCTTCCTGACAACTGTGCTGTGTGCTTTGGGTGGCTTCTCCCTGCTTTTGGGGCTCGCTTCCCGGGAGCAGCAACTGCAGCGATGGACACGACCTCTTTCTGGCCTCATATGGGCTGCATTGCTGGCTCTGGGCTATGGGTTTCTATTCACTGGGGGTGTGGTGAGCGCCTGGGATCAG GTGTCCTTTTTCCTCTTCATCATTTTCACCGTGTACGCCATGCTGCCCTTGGGCATGCGGGATGCTGCTGCCGCGGGGGTCATCTCATCCCTCTCACACCTGCTGGTCCTTGGACTGTACCTTGGGTGGCGGCCTGAGTCGCAGAGGGATCTGCTACCACAG TTGGCAGCGAATGCGGTGTTGTTCCTGTGTGGGAACGTGGTGGGAGCATACCACAAGGCCCTGATGGAGCGAGCATTGCGCGCCACGTTCCGGGAGGCTCTTAGCTCCCTGCATTCACGCCGGAGGTTGGACACTGAGAAAAAGCACCAG GAGCACCTCCTCTTGTCTATCCTTCCTGCCTACCTGGCCCGAGAGATGAAGGCAGAGATCATGGCTCGGCTGCAGGCTGGACAGAGCTCACGGCCAGAGAACACAAACAACTTTCACAGCCTGTATGTCAAGAGGCACCAAGGAGTGAG TGTGCTGTATGCTGACATCGTGGGCTTCACACGGCTGGCCAGTGAGTGTTCCCCTAAGGAGCTGGTGCTAATGCTCAATGAACTCTTCGGCAAATTCGACCAAATTGCAAAG GAGCACGAATGCATGCGGATCAAGATCCTGGGAGACTGTTACTACTGTGTATCCGGGctgcccctctctctgcctgacCACGCCATCAATTGCGTGCGCATGGGACTGGACATGTGCCGGGCCATCAG GAAACTTCGGGTAGCCACCGGTGTGGATATCAACATGCGTGTCGGTGTGCACTCAGGCAGCGTCCTCTGTGGAGTCATCGGGCTACAGAAGTGGCAGTATGATGTCTGGTCCCATGATGTCACATTGGCCAACCATATGGAAGCAGGCGGCGTTCCAGG ACGAGTGCACATCACAGGGGCCACGCTGGCCCTGCTGGCAGGAGCTTATGCTGTGGAGAGAGCAGACATGGAGCATCGAGACCCATACCTTCGGGAGCTAGGGGAACCCACATACCTGGTCATTGATCCTTGG GCTGAGGAGGAAGACGAGAAGGGCACCGAGAGAGGATTGCTGTCTTCTCTAGAGGGGCACACGATGCGTCCGTCACTACTGATGACTCGTTATCTGGAGTCTTGGGGTGCAGCCAAGCCTTTCGCCCACCTAAGCCACGTCGACAGTCCTGCATCCACATCCACTCCACTCCCG GAGAAAGCCTTCAGCCCCCAGTGGAGCCTGGACCG GAGTCGCACCCCCCGCGGGCTACACGATGAACTGGACACTGGAGATGCCAAGTTCTTCCAGGTCATCGAACAACTCAACTCTCAAAA ACAGTGGAAACAGTCGAAGGACTTCAACCTCCTGACGCTCTACTTCagagagaaggagatggagaaacAG TATCGGCTGTCTGCGCTCCCCGCCTTCAAATACTACGCAGCCTGCACCTTCCTGGTTTTTCTGTCCAACTTCACAATCCAAATGCTGGTGACAACCAG GCCCCCAGCTCTGGCCACCACCTACAGCAtcaccttccttctcttccttctcctcctcttcgtcTGCTTCTCAGAGCACCTGACG AAGTGCGTCCAGAAAGGCCCCAAGATGTTGCACTGGCTGCCTGCGCTGTCTGTCCTGGTGGCCACACGGCCGGGATTGCGAGTAGCCCTGGGCACAGCCACCATCCTCCTGGTGTTCACTATGGCCGTCGTCAGCCTG CTCTTCTTACCAGTGTCGTCAGACTGCCCTTTCCTGGCTCCCAATGTGTCGTCAGTGGCTTTTAATACTTCCTGGGAGCTGCCAGCATCCCTGCCTCTCATCAGCATCCCA TACTCCATGCATTGTTGCGTGCTGGGTTTCCTTTCCTGCTCCCTTTTTCTGCACATGAGCTTCGAACTgaagctgcttctgcttctgctgtggCTGGTGGCATCTTGTTCCCTATTTCTGCACTCCCACGCCTGGCTGTCCGACTGCCTCATTGCCCGCCTTTATCAAGGCTCATTGGGCTCCAG GCCGGGGGTACTGAAGGAACCGAAACTGATGGGAGCTATctacttcttcatcttcttcttcacaCTCCTCGTCCTGGCTCGGCAG AATGAGTATTACTGTCGCCTGGACTTCCTatggaaaaagaaactgaggcaggagcgAGAGGAAACTGAGACAATGGAGAACCTGACCCGGCTCCTCCTGGAGAATGTACTCCCTGCACACGTGGCGCCCCAGTTCATCGGCCAGAACCGGCGCAATGAG
- the Ripk3 gene encoding receptor-interacting serine/threonine-protein kinase 3 isoform X1 → MSSVKLWLNGASSISLVGSEELENLGFVGKGGFGAVFRARHTAWNLDVAVKIVNSKKISREVKAMVNLRHENVLLLLGVTENLEWDYVYGPALVTGFMENGSLSGLLQPSCPRPWPLLCRLLEEVVLGMCYLHSLNPSLLHRDLKPSNVLLDPELHAKLADFGLSTFQGGSQSGSGSGSRDSGGTLAYLAPELLDNDGKASKASDVYSFGVLVWTVLAGREAEVVDKTSLIRGAVCNRQRRPPLTELPPDSPETPGLEGLKELMTHCWSSEPKDRPSFQDCESKTNNVYILVQDKVDAAVSKVKHYLSQYRSSDTKLSARESSQKGTEVDCPRETIVYEMLDRLHLEEPSGSVPERLTSLTERRGKEASFGHATPAGTSSDTLAGTPQIPHTLPSRGTTPRPAFTETPGPDPQRNQGDGRNSNPWYTWNAPNPMTGLQSIVLNNCSEVQIGQHNCMSVQPRTAFPKKEPAQFGRGRGW, encoded by the exons ATGTCTTCTGTCAAGTTATG GCTCAATGGTGCGTCATCGATCTCTCTCGTGGGCTCTGAAGAACTGGAGAACCTAGGATTTGTGGGCAAAGGCGGGTTCGGAGCCGTGTTCCGGGCACGCCACACAGCATGGAACCTTGATGTAGCAGTCAAGATCGTGAACTC GAAGAAGATATCCAGGGAGGTGAAGGCTATGGTGAATCTTCGTCATGAGAACGTGCTGCTCCTGCTGGGGGTCACTGAGAACCTCGAGTGGGACTACGTGTACGGGCCGGCTCTGGTGACAGGATTCATGGAGAACGGCTCCCTCTCAGGGCTGCTGCAACCTTCATGCCCtcggccctggcctctcctctgtCGCCTGCTAGAGGAAGTGGTGCTGGGGATGTGCTACCTACACAGCTTGAACCCTTCGCTACTGCACCGGGACCTCAAGCCCTCCAATGTTCTGCTGGATCCAGAGCTCCACGCCAAG TTAGCAGACTTTGGCCTGTCCACATTTCAGGGAGGGTCAcagtcagggtcagggtcaggatCGAGAGATTCTGGGGGCACCCTAGCTTACTTGGCCCCAGAGCTGTTGGATAATGACGGAAAGGCTTCTAAAGCAAGTGATGTTTACAG TTTTGGGGTCCTCGTGTGGACAGTGCTGGCTGGAAGAGAAGCTGAGG TGGTAGACAAGACCTCACTAATTCGTGGAGCAGTGTGTAACAGGCAGAGGCGACCTCCATTGACAGAGCTGCCTCCGGACAGCCCTGAGACTCCTGGcttagaaggactgaaggagttaatGACGCATTGCTGGAGTTCTGAGCCTAAAGACAGGCCATCCTTCCAAG ACTGTGAATCAAAAACCAATAATGTTTACATCCTGGTACAGGACAAGGTAGATGCTGCTGTCTCCAAG GTAAAGCATTATCTGTCTCAGTACAGAAGCAGTGACACAAAGTTGTCTGCCAGAGAGTCCAGCCAAAAAGGTACAGAGGTGGATTGCCCCAGGGAAACCATAGTTTATGAAATGCTGGACCGCCTGCATCTGGAGGAGCCCTCTGGATCAGTTCCTGAAAGACTCACAAGTCTtactgagaggagaggaaaggaagcatCATTTGGGCATGCCACACCAGCAGGGACATCATCTGACACCTTGGCTGGCACTCCCCAAATTCCACATACTTTACCCTCCAGAGGCACAACACCTAGGCCAGCCTTTACTGAGACTCCAGGTCCTGACCCCCAAAGGAATCAG GGAGATGGAAGAAACAGCAATCCTTGGTACACCTGGAACGCACCAAATCCAATGACAG GGCTACAGTCTATTGTCTTAAACAACTGTTCTGAAGTGCAGATTGGACAACACAACTGCATGTCAGTACAACCGAGAACTGCCTTTCCCAAGAAGGAGCCAGCACAGTTCGGCAGGGGTAGGGGCTGGTAG
- the Ripk3 gene encoding receptor-interacting serine/threonine-protein kinase 3 isoform X2, whose amino-acid sequence MVNLRHENVLLLLGVTENLEWDYVYGPALVTGFMENGSLSGLLQPSCPRPWPLLCRLLEEVVLGMCYLHSLNPSLLHRDLKPSNVLLDPELHAKLADFGLSTFQGGSQSGSGSGSRDSGGTLAYLAPELLDNDGKASKASDVYSFGVLVWTVLAGREAEVVDKTSLIRGAVCNRQRRPPLTELPPDSPETPGLEGLKELMTHCWSSEPKDRPSFQDCESKTNNVYILVQDKVDAAVSKVKHYLSQYRSSDTKLSARESSQKGTEVDCPRETIVYEMLDRLHLEEPSGSVPERLTSLTERRGKEASFGHATPAGTSSDTLAGTPQIPHTLPSRGTTPRPAFTETPGPDPQRNQGDGRNSNPWYTWNAPNPMTGLQSIVLNNCSEVQIGQHNCMSVQPRTAFPKKEPAQFGRGRGW is encoded by the exons ATGGTGAATCTTCGTCATGAGAACGTGCTGCTCCTGCTGGGGGTCACTGAGAACCTCGAGTGGGACTACGTGTACGGGCCGGCTCTGGTGACAGGATTCATGGAGAACGGCTCCCTCTCAGGGCTGCTGCAACCTTCATGCCCtcggccctggcctctcctctgtCGCCTGCTAGAGGAAGTGGTGCTGGGGATGTGCTACCTACACAGCTTGAACCCTTCGCTACTGCACCGGGACCTCAAGCCCTCCAATGTTCTGCTGGATCCAGAGCTCCACGCCAAG TTAGCAGACTTTGGCCTGTCCACATTTCAGGGAGGGTCAcagtcagggtcagggtcaggatCGAGAGATTCTGGGGGCACCCTAGCTTACTTGGCCCCAGAGCTGTTGGATAATGACGGAAAGGCTTCTAAAGCAAGTGATGTTTACAG TTTTGGGGTCCTCGTGTGGACAGTGCTGGCTGGAAGAGAAGCTGAGG TGGTAGACAAGACCTCACTAATTCGTGGAGCAGTGTGTAACAGGCAGAGGCGACCTCCATTGACAGAGCTGCCTCCGGACAGCCCTGAGACTCCTGGcttagaaggactgaaggagttaatGACGCATTGCTGGAGTTCTGAGCCTAAAGACAGGCCATCCTTCCAAG ACTGTGAATCAAAAACCAATAATGTTTACATCCTGGTACAGGACAAGGTAGATGCTGCTGTCTCCAAG GTAAAGCATTATCTGTCTCAGTACAGAAGCAGTGACACAAAGTTGTCTGCCAGAGAGTCCAGCCAAAAAGGTACAGAGGTGGATTGCCCCAGGGAAACCATAGTTTATGAAATGCTGGACCGCCTGCATCTGGAGGAGCCCTCTGGATCAGTTCCTGAAAGACTCACAAGTCTtactgagaggagaggaaaggaagcatCATTTGGGCATGCCACACCAGCAGGGACATCATCTGACACCTTGGCTGGCACTCCCCAAATTCCACATACTTTACCCTCCAGAGGCACAACACCTAGGCCAGCCTTTACTGAGACTCCAGGTCCTGACCCCCAAAGGAATCAG GGAGATGGAAGAAACAGCAATCCTTGGTACACCTGGAACGCACCAAATCCAATGACAG GGCTACAGTCTATTGTCTTAAACAACTGTTCTGAAGTGCAGATTGGACAACACAACTGCATGTCAGTACAACCGAGAACTGCCTTTCCCAAGAAGGAGCCAGCACAGTTCGGCAGGGGTAGGGGCTGGTAG